AGGGGTCAAAAATTTCATAGCCAGTACTGTACTCAAACCAGAGTTTTGCATTCCTACTTCAAATGATATCGCCCTCGCTTGTTTTTCTGTCATACCAAAAAGGTATTTTGAAGATAAATATGCTAACAAATAACCTAAACTATTATGCAAAACTACAGCAATAATAACAGGAATAGCCACCAAAAATAGCCTATCTCTTGTGACTGCGACAACAGCGCTAATAATCAAAACAATAGCAAACACAGAGACCGATGGCAAAAAATACGAAACTGCCTTGGTTCTTTCAGCGCCAAACAAAACTCTTATTAAAAAACCAAGAACTATAGGAACTATAATAATTTTAAATATATCAACAAACATAGCATTTGGATCTATTGGAATCCAAGTTCCTGCAAGCCAATAGTACAAATAAGGAGTGACGAAAGGAGAAAGAAGCGTGGTGATTGAAGAAACAGTTACAGAAAGTAAGACATCTCCTTTTGCAATCAAAGTCATAACATTAGATGCAGTTCCCGAGGGAGCGCAGCCGACCAGAACGACACCCGCAGCCAGTTGATAAGGCAACTGAAGTAAGAGAACGATGCCAAAACCTAATAAAGGCATAATAATAAATTGTAAAAGAACACCAATAATAACATTTCTCGGTTGTTTAAAAATCTGTTTGAAATCTTCTGGGCTAAGCGTCATTCCCATACCAAACATTATTATACCCAATAAGATAGAGATATACGGTACTAACCACTTAAAAAAATTAGGATTATAAAATGCTAAAATCGCGAAAATTATAACCCACATTGTAAAAAAGCCCGTAACCCATTTTATAAACCGATCAGCAATACTCACACTTAACCCCCTTTTAAAATATAAAAAAATAAAGTTAAAAGAGTATAACATAACAAAATATATTTATCTCAAAATTATTAATTTTCCTTCTTTGTTAACTCTATAAGTAACCCCTCTCCATAAAAGCTCATTTTGGAATAAGCCCTGAACAAAAGCTAGAAGCATAATAAAATAGTAAAAAGGCAAAAAGAATACTCTCAAAATCAATTGATTGTCTTCTTTAAAATCAAATTTAAGGATCATAGCGGAACCTAAAATAGTTACACAAATTGATGCAAATGTCCACACAAGATTGGTCTCATAAGAAGGATCAAAAAAATCCAAAGCTAAGGCTATATATGGGACCAAAAAAGCAAAATAGATGATGCCTGAAGAAACCCAAAGAGGCTTGTCCCACAACTTTAAAATCAAATACCGTCTTCTCCAGTATTCTAAAAATGAAGAAATATCAGCATCCTCAGGTGACAGCAAAAAAGCCTCAGGTACAAAAGAAACGTTTAAATTGGCCCTGCTAATTGCGCAGGTAAGATCTCTGTCTTCACAGACACTTTTTTCCCAAATTTTTATTCCACCAATTTTCTCAAAATCCTCTCTTTTTATAGCGAATGCACCGCCCCAAATGCCCCTGTTAAATGGGTTTAGTGCATGCACTATTCCCAGATTAACAAGAATAGCTCTCCCAAAACCGAAAAAAGTTTTATTTGGAGGAAAGTATTTTGGATAACCCGTTGTAATTGAAATCTTTTCAGAATGAAGAGGAGAAATTAGTTTTGAAACAAAGTCAGGACAGGGACTGCCATCGGAATCAAGCACAACAAGAATATCGTATTCCTTGCATTTCTGGATCGCCCTTACAATATTGTGCACTTTTTGGCTACAACTCTTTGAAATTCCAGAAACAATTACGTTTAACCTGTCACTATAAT
The Thermodesulfobium sp. 4217-1 genome window above contains:
- a CDS encoding bile acid:sodium symporter family protein; translated protein: MSIADRFIKWVTGFFTMWVIIFAILAFYNPNFFKWLVPYISILLGIIMFGMGMTLSPEDFKQIFKQPRNVIIGVLLQFIIMPLLGFGIVLLLQLPYQLAAGVVLVGCAPSGTASNVMTLIAKGDVLLSVTVSSITTLLSPFVTPYLYYWLAGTWIPIDPNAMFVDIFKIIIVPIVLGFLIRVLFGAERTKAVSYFLPSVSVFAIVLIISAVVAVTRDRLFLVAIPVIIAVVLHNSLGYLLAYLSSKYLFGMTEKQARAISFEVGMQNSGLSTVLAMKFLTPIAALPSVVFSVWHNISGSMLANFWSQRDPEDEIYL
- a CDS encoding glycosyltransferase family 2 protein, translated to MFLYFIILTCFIGWYFVYLFFKLRKSQAIDPGFNQKVLLITPFKGLEQNTRANALSILNQDYNNIQIYFVVDSKKDEAYPILKEFEKDYSDRLNVIVSGISKSCSQKVHNIVRAIQKCKEYDILVVLDSDGSPCPDFVSKLISPLHSEKISITTGYPKYFPPNKTFFGFGRAILVNLGIVHALNPFNRGIWGGAFAIKREDFEKIGGIKIWEKSVCEDRDLTCAISRANLNVSFVPEAFLLSPEDADISSFLEYWRRRYLILKLWDKPLWVSSGIIYFAFLVPYIALALDFFDPSYETNLVWTFASICVTILGSAMILKFDFKEDNQLILRVFFLPFYYFIMLLAFVQGLFQNELLWRGVTYRVNKEGKLIILR